A section of the Verrucomicrobiia bacterium genome encodes:
- a CDS encoding LemA family protein: protein MPAILILAVIILLPLMYVVLQYNGLIALRNHIRDAWANIDTELNRRYDLIPNLVATVKGYAAHEKETLEKVIELRNRCAAGAQGNRQEDEKQLVDGLQRLLAVVENYPQLKADQHFLKLQQELVNTEDRIQAARRFYNGNVRDYRNKCEMFPSSLIASAFNFAPIDYFNVDSAVRDQVPSAQF from the coding sequence ATGCCTGCGATCTTGATCTTAGCTGTAATCATCCTGCTGCCGTTGATGTATGTGGTGCTGCAATACAACGGACTCATCGCGCTGCGGAACCACATCCGCGATGCGTGGGCGAACATTGATACGGAGCTGAACCGACGGTATGATCTGATCCCGAATCTGGTCGCGACGGTGAAGGGCTATGCGGCGCATGAGAAGGAAACGCTGGAGAAGGTGATCGAATTGCGGAACCGGTGTGCGGCCGGGGCGCAGGGAAACCGGCAGGAGGATGAGAAACAACTGGTGGATGGTTTGCAGCGCTTGCTGGCGGTGGTGGAGAATTATCCCCAACTGAAAGCCGATCAGCATTTTCTGAAACTTCAGCAGGAGCTGGTGAACACGGAGGACCGTATTCAAGCCGCGCGTCGTTTCTACAATGGCAATGTGCGGGATTACCGGAACAAGTGTGAGATGTTTCCGAGCAGCCTGATCGCCAGCGCGTTCAATTTCGCGCCAATCGATTATTTCAATGTAGATTCAGCCGTGCGGGATCAAGTGCCATCGGCGCAGTTTTGA
- a CDS encoding ectonucleotide pyrophosphatase/phosphodiesterase, with protein sequence MRSRSLTALVLAIACLALVPLVQAAPAKDQHVIVITVDGFPHWIWEDSKLPMPTLRKLAAEGISAPMKVSNPSVTWINHATLATGVTPAKHHTMYNGLLTFPGNAQPPKIEQWRDKGEIVRVPTVYDYAFKAGLTTAHVDWVPTTNANTFNWDFAERPNPKGQIEQEMVKAGLITQPELDDFNRGNPPWRDLMWTRAAVHIMEKHKPNLLYFHLLNTDANNHKYGPGSMASLTAYAYADTCIRELIDALDRAKLREKTTIIIVTDHGFKTAQKLIRPNVILRQNGLIQAAGPSIKSCDGYVMASGGVGLFYAVNSANKAETIAKAKSLLSGLEGIAELVEPKDYAKYGIATPDVNKQSPDLLLFAKSGYAFNASHVLDTPITEVTSDAYPGHHGYLNTDPQLDGTFIISGAAVKRGVKIDRITNLDIAPTTAHILGLTMPDVDGRVLKELLK encoded by the coding sequence ATGCGTTCACGTTCCTTAACCGCTCTTGTTTTGGCGATAGCTTGCCTCGCCTTGGTTCCGTTGGTCCAAGCCGCTCCTGCCAAAGACCAACACGTCATCGTCATCACTGTGGATGGTTTCCCGCATTGGATCTGGGAAGATTCCAAGCTGCCCATGCCCACATTGCGCAAGCTGGCCGCTGAAGGCATCAGCGCACCGATGAAGGTCTCCAATCCCTCCGTGACGTGGATCAACCACGCCACCCTCGCTACCGGCGTTACCCCCGCGAAACATCACACGATGTATAACGGCCTGCTCACCTTCCCCGGCAATGCACAGCCGCCGAAGATCGAGCAATGGCGTGACAAGGGCGAGATTGTCCGCGTGCCCACGGTGTATGACTATGCATTCAAAGCTGGCCTCACCACTGCGCATGTCGATTGGGTGCCCACCACCAATGCGAACACTTTCAACTGGGACTTCGCCGAGCGCCCGAACCCCAAAGGCCAGATCGAACAGGAGATGGTCAAAGCCGGTTTGATCACGCAGCCAGAATTGGATGACTTCAACCGCGGGAATCCTCCTTGGCGCGATCTCATGTGGACCCGCGCTGCTGTGCACATCATGGAGAAGCACAAGCCGAACCTTCTTTATTTCCATCTGCTGAACACGGACGCGAACAACCACAAATATGGCCCAGGCTCCATGGCCAGCCTCACTGCCTATGCTTACGCCGATACATGCATCCGCGAACTCATAGACGCCCTCGATCGTGCCAAGCTGCGTGAAAAGACCACCATCATCATCGTCACCGATCACGGCTTTAAGACCGCGCAAAAACTCATCCGCCCGAACGTCATCCTGCGCCAGAACGGCCTCATCCAGGCCGCTGGCCCCAGCATCAAGAGCTGCGATGGCTACGTGATGGCCTCCGGTGGTGTCGGCCTCTTCTACGCGGTGAACTCCGCGAACAAAGCCGAAACGATTGCCAAAGCTAAATCCCTGCTGTCGGGTCTGGAAGGCATCGCCGAGTTGGTAGAACCTAAAGACTACGCCAAGTACGGCATCGCCACTCCGGATGTGAACAAGCAATCCCCCGATCTCCTGCTCTTCGCGAAATCCGGCTACGCCTTCAACGCCTCTCACGTCCTCGATACGCCCATCACCGAAGTGACCTCAGATGCCTATCCCGGCCATCACGGTTATCTGAACACCGATCCGCAACTTGACGGCACGTTCATCATCAGTGGTGCCGCTGTGAAGCGCGGTGTCAAAATCGACCGTATCACTAATCTCGACATCGCTCCCACCACCGCCCACATCCTCGGCCTCACCATGCCGGATGTGGATGGCCGTGTGCTGAAGGAATTGCTGAAGTAA
- a CDS encoding serine hydrolase domain-containing protein yields the protein MSTKFPLRCPFALFHLLCLLLCTFALPAAEAPNLTNAIAQARALIQKELAPKVPGVSVAVAIDGKIVWSEGFGYMDLEAKKPVTTETKFRIGSISKSLTSVGLALMVERGQIDLDAPIQKYVPDFPDKGAPITTRMLGGHLSGIRHYAGFENRRNQAYANSHAALTIFQNDPLVAPPGTKYNYTTYGWTLISAAMDSALQQDFISHMDKNVLQPLNLKHTRADQKGITDPHCTKFYSDNLLGKLTTAPEVDSSYKWAGGGYLSTPEDLVRLGSALLQPGFLKASSLKLLFTPQKTSDGKPTNYGLGWFIGKDAQGHRILWHTGGSTGGKSVLLLHPETKTVFALVSNHSTPTLPKKDWETITELFAPFYTAAKSSTTNATAITKGRQFLVNLMDEELGLLPEFRTAKVYWLYHDNYLAAKVLNTSHPAIAKRLRDSITREGATKSGKIEILFGESAQPLPFRQYELTDVRRAGDKLIRTEIVTPTLMKGWEQYADLLLFASLAETDRTIARQHYDAALRLWDGTGFLDPAAKTSHRYATYKLALALIARNRFTPTPELPAGLIERLRSMQADTGGWITDYDATGKPLGFANVETTSLCLLALEAQSTQ from the coding sequence ATGAGCACCAAATTCCCTTTGCGGTGTCCTTTCGCTTTATTCCATCTCCTCTGTTTGTTGCTCTGCACATTCGCCCTGCCCGCCGCCGAAGCTCCCAACCTCACCAACGCCATCGCCCAAGCCCGCGCCCTCATCCAAAAAGAACTCGCCCCCAAAGTCCCCGGCGTCTCCGTCGCTGTCGCCATTGATGGTAAAATCGTCTGGTCCGAAGGCTTCGGCTACATGGACCTCGAAGCCAAAAAGCCCGTCACCACCGAAACCAAATTTCGCATCGGCAGCATCTCCAAATCCCTCACCTCCGTCGGCCTCGCCCTCATGGTCGAGCGCGGCCAGATCGATCTCGACGCCCCCATCCAGAAATACGTTCCTGATTTTCCCGATAAAGGCGCACCCATCACCACCCGCATGCTCGGCGGCCACCTCTCCGGCATCCGCCATTACGCCGGATTCGAGAATCGTCGTAATCAAGCCTACGCGAATTCCCACGCCGCTCTCACCATCTTCCAGAACGATCCCCTCGTCGCCCCGCCCGGCACGAAATACAATTACACCACTTACGGCTGGACCCTTATCAGCGCCGCCATGGACTCCGCCCTGCAACAAGACTTCATCAGCCACATGGATAAAAACGTCCTCCAACCGCTCAACCTCAAACACACCCGCGCCGATCAAAAAGGCATCACCGATCCCCACTGCACGAAATTTTATTCCGATAACCTCCTCGGCAAACTCACCACCGCACCCGAAGTGGATAGCAGCTACAAATGGGCTGGCGGCGGCTACCTCTCCACACCCGAAGACCTCGTCCGCCTCGGCTCCGCGCTCCTGCAACCCGGCTTTCTGAAAGCCAGTTCGCTCAAGCTCCTCTTCACCCCACAAAAAACCTCCGATGGCAAACCCACCAACTACGGCCTCGGCTGGTTCATCGGCAAAGACGCCCAAGGTCATCGCATCCTGTGGCACACCGGCGGCTCCACCGGTGGTAAATCCGTCCTCCTGCTCCATCCGGAAACCAAAACCGTCTTCGCCCTCGTGAGCAACCACTCCACGCCCACCCTGCCGAAGAAAGATTGGGAAACCATCACCGAACTCTTCGCCCCCTTCTACACCGCCGCCAAATCTTCAACCACGAACGCCACCGCTATCACCAAGGGCCGCCAATTCCTCGTCAACCTCATGGATGAAGAACTCGGCCTCCTCCCCGAATTCCGCACCGCCAAAGTTTACTGGCTCTACCACGACAACTACCTCGCCGCCAAAGTCCTGAACACCTCGCACCCCGCCATCGCGAAACGCCTCCGCGATTCCATCACCCGCGAAGGCGCCACCAAATCCGGCAAGATCGAGATCCTCTTCGGTGAATCCGCGCAACCCCTTCCCTTCCGCCAATACGAACTCACCGATGTCCGCCGCGCGGGTGACAAACTCATCCGCACCGAGATCGTCACGCCCACGCTCATGAAAGGCTGGGAGCAATACGCCGACCTCCTCCTCTTCGCCAGTCTCGCCGAAACCGATCGCACCATCGCGCGTCAACACTATGACGCCGCCCTCCGCCTCTGGGATGGCACAGGCTTCCTCGATCCCGCCGCGAAAACTTCCCATCGCTACGCCACCTACAAACTCGCCCTCGCCCTCATCGCCCGCAACCGCTTCACTCCCACACCGGAACTTCCCGCTGGCCTCATCGAACGCCTCCGCTCAATGCAAGCCGACACCGGTGGCTGGATCACGGATTACGATGCCACCGGCAAACCCCTCGGCTTCGCCAATGTCGAGACCACCAGCCTCTGCCTCCTCGCCCTCGAAGCCCAATCAACTCAGTGA